A stretch of the Actinomyces faecalis genome encodes the following:
- a CDS encoding YbjN domain-containing protein, whose protein sequence is MSKVCAPSMVDVDRVLACVQSLGLRYFVDDEGDIGIPWRYVTVHVIFQDERAIQLRGVWHRISDTEHLAQLRHLVEDWNATRIGPKAYLTIADGGVVRLHGEVTYPLGAGMTDAQLESFVFTSCRLIVALMREAENLFPDPLRGNLEP, encoded by the coding sequence ATGTCCAAGGTCTGTGCTCCCTCGATGGTCGACGTCGACCGCGTGCTGGCCTGCGTGCAGAGCCTGGGCCTGCGCTACTTCGTTGACGACGAGGGGGACATCGGCATCCCCTGGCGCTATGTGACCGTCCACGTCATCTTCCAGGACGAGCGTGCCATCCAGCTGCGGGGCGTGTGGCACCGCATCTCGGACACGGAGCACCTGGCCCAGCTGCGTCACCTGGTCGAGGACTGGAACGCCACTCGGATCGGTCCCAAGGCCTACCTGACCATCGCTGACGGCGGCGTCGTTCGCCTGCACGGTGAGGTCACCTATCCACTGGGGGCCGGAATGACGGACGCCCAGCTGGAGAGCTTCGTCTTTACCAGCTGCCGCCTCATCGTCGCCCTCATGCGCGAGGCGGAGAACCTCTTTCCTGACCCTCTGCGTGGAAACCTGGAGCCCTGA
- the miaA gene encoding tRNA (adenosine(37)-N6)-dimethylallyltransferase MiaA: MVASPDPVAGGTGGRLAPVRIAVVGPTASGKSDLALDLIEALGEGAGSSAPAEVVGADASQLYRGMDIGTATLPLAERRGVPHHQIDVLEVCQEASVASYQRHARADLEAIEARGGRGLIVGGSGLYVRALTDALDFPGTDPAVRAALEQRVEREGLAALRAELESSDPVSAARIQPTDSRRIVRALEVAAVTGRPFSAGLPRYEDVAPTVHLALRPDRELLRERIRVRTTAMFDSGLLEETAALLDQGLREGPTASRAIGYAQAIAVLDGAMTTEEAIESTCLATRQLVSRQLKWFRRDPRVHWLDVVLDEDGAWAAGERERVVEQALALLRRIPRRP; encoded by the coding sequence ATGGTTGCTTCTCCAGACCCGGTGGCCGGCGGTACGGGAGGCCGCCTGGCACCGGTGCGGATCGCCGTCGTCGGCCCGACGGCGAGCGGCAAGTCCGACCTCGCCCTCGACCTCATCGAGGCCCTGGGGGAGGGGGCAGGCAGCTCGGCTCCCGCTGAGGTCGTGGGGGCTGACGCCTCCCAGCTCTACCGGGGCATGGACATCGGCACGGCCACGCTGCCCCTGGCCGAACGTCGTGGGGTGCCCCACCACCAGATTGACGTGCTGGAGGTGTGCCAGGAGGCCTCCGTCGCCTCCTACCAACGGCACGCTCGTGCGGACCTTGAGGCGATCGAGGCGCGCGGGGGGCGGGGGCTCATCGTAGGTGGCTCCGGGCTCTACGTACGTGCTCTCACCGATGCGCTGGACTTTCCTGGCACGGACCCAGCCGTGCGCGCCGCCCTGGAGCAGCGTGTGGAGCGCGAGGGGCTGGCGGCGCTGCGTGCGGAGCTGGAGAGCAGTGACCCGGTCAGCGCCGCCCGTATCCAGCCCACCGACTCACGGCGTATCGTGCGTGCGCTGGAGGTTGCGGCCGTCACGGGTCGCCCCTTCTCTGCCGGCCTGCCTCGCTATGAGGACGTCGCTCCTACGGTGCACCTGGCGTTGCGCCCGGACCGTGAGCTGCTGCGCGAGCGGATCCGCGTGCGTACCACGGCCATGTTTGACTCTGGGCTGCTGGAGGAGACCGCGGCGCTGCTGGACCAGGGCCTGCGTGAGGGGCCGACGGCGTCGCGAGCCATCGGTTACGCGCAGGCGATCGCTGTGCTCGACGGCGCGATGACCACTGAGGAGGCGATTGAGTCTACGTGCCTGGCCACGCGTCAGCTGGTCTCGCGCCAGCTGAAGTGGTTCCGCCGCGACCCGCGTGTCCACTGGCTCGACGTCGTCCTGGATGAGGACGGCGCCTGGGCGGCGGGGGAGCGTGAGCGCGTCGTCGAGCAGGCGCTGGCCCTGCTCCGGCGCATCCCCCGCCGACCCTGA
- a CDS encoding family 20 glycosylhydrolase yields MRALAALGALALAAALPIPTTAAAPDAAEPTTASSYDPQGTAALPDTIPSLDGWTNSGGTWSLVDGARVVAEDSSLAPRVSTLATELSAYLGSSVPGLAGVADAKATDIELIKAEDRLSELGKEGFELTTGSEGFKVVGATDIGVFYGTRSVSQLLRQGTVTLPAGTVVSKPQYVERGVTLCACQINVSEEWISQLLDDMADLRLNYLLLEMKLKSDTYPDTNTYSYYTKEDIRRLVAKARSYGIEVIPEINSPGHMNIWLENSPQYQLARANGSLRADGLDISKPEARQLLKDLIDEYDGVFDTSYWHMGADEYMMGASYDTFPQLGEYAKATYGPNATAADAFTGFINEINAYIKTKGKTLRIWNDGVIDTQAVTLDKDIIVEYWLGSGLQPTQLAERGYQLMNASQSLYWSRSAKVYDVDPGQLYSSGWNVGTFDGNRKIDPHYKGLLGAKVSVWPDRSDYETENEVAMYIGDGLRLLSQLTWSASRPWQDWNSMKRAIDSIGEPTLRDTVPGTELPEGTYDLQELKSVGEGPWQLSKTYDGYYQVRDTASGKCLSMFTGIKHLSVVTEVGARPELRECGDMSIRYTERAYRTQAPVEHNPQKWRVSLHTTRGDDGKAGNGIALRNALTNQYLAVATGSEKHVDIQGVSAEGVDLTQTLSGSGNKLAAGTVAQFPRDLVSDGTELADSAVFTLSRQIGMSVQEANLSEISPAAPGTVTIALSAGSDAPVPASTVSLSLPEGWTGLPQTVDVPQIPAGGTAHVKATIVNTTAAGSATATFTWSWGEEEGSSRQVTAALTSTLGARVCSGFTDLSTDSEETAGEGPVNGHVAAAFDGKDTTFWHSQWQGATPTLPHWLVFNPTTALDGNKMLTVEYLSRQGKVNGRIKDYRIYVSPTAKAGDADWGTPVVSGTWESSTHWQRATFPEALDGQFVKLEITDVWDEFADQQDQFASAASICVQGAVPAVALEEPDKPTVEEGPVLKPAAGAATLTVEVENNRQTVDKGADITPVALRLSGSSITQAVTTSFPQGLPRGLVYDAGALTISGSLSEPGVHTFPVVVIRDGLSVETTVTLTVSEPETHEPDDEPGTTNPGDENEPDGSDDEPGTTNPGDKDEPDPAPDQRPSDAPSAKALAVSSTSDREHGRTGARSLARTGITVSAVALGALTTLVGGGVLLRRRREQ; encoded by the coding sequence ATGCGCGCACTGGCTGCGTTAGGGGCCCTGGCCCTCGCGGCAGCGCTCCCCATCCCCACCACAGCTGCCGCCCCCGACGCGGCAGAGCCCACCACCGCCTCTTCCTACGACCCGCAGGGCACAGCCGCCCTGCCCGATACCATCCCCTCCCTGGACGGCTGGACCAACAGCGGCGGCACATGGTCCCTGGTGGACGGTGCCCGAGTCGTCGCCGAGGACTCCTCGCTCGCGCCACGCGTGAGCACGCTCGCCACCGAGCTGAGCGCCTATCTGGGCTCCAGCGTGCCCGGCCTCGCTGGCGTCGCAGACGCCAAGGCCACCGACATCGAGCTCATCAAGGCTGAGGACCGCCTGAGCGAGCTCGGCAAGGAGGGCTTCGAGCTGACCACCGGCTCCGAGGGGTTCAAGGTCGTCGGTGCCACCGACATCGGCGTCTTCTACGGCACCCGCTCAGTCTCCCAGCTCCTGCGCCAGGGCACCGTGACCCTCCCCGCCGGGACGGTAGTCTCCAAGCCCCAGTACGTCGAGCGCGGCGTCACCTTGTGCGCCTGCCAGATCAACGTCTCCGAGGAGTGGATCAGCCAGCTCCTCGATGACATGGCTGACCTTCGTCTCAACTACCTCCTGCTGGAGATGAAGCTGAAGTCGGACACCTACCCGGACACCAACACCTACTCCTACTACACCAAGGAGGACATCAGGAGGCTGGTGGCCAAGGCACGTTCCTACGGCATTGAGGTCATCCCGGAGATCAACTCCCCTGGCCACATGAACATCTGGTTGGAGAACTCCCCCCAGTACCAGCTCGCCCGCGCCAACGGCTCGCTCCGTGCTGACGGCCTGGACATCTCCAAGCCTGAGGCTCGTCAGCTCCTCAAGGACCTCATTGACGAGTACGACGGTGTCTTTGACACCAGCTACTGGCACATGGGTGCCGACGAGTACATGATGGGTGCCTCCTACGACACCTTCCCCCAGCTCGGGGAGTATGCGAAGGCCACCTACGGCCCCAACGCCACCGCTGCTGACGCCTTCACCGGCTTCATCAACGAGATCAACGCCTACATCAAGACCAAGGGCAAGACCCTGCGTATCTGGAACGACGGGGTCATCGACACCCAGGCTGTCACCTTGGACAAGGACATCATCGTGGAGTACTGGCTGGGTTCCGGACTCCAGCCGACCCAGCTCGCCGAGCGCGGTTACCAGCTGATGAACGCCAGCCAGAGCCTGTACTGGTCACGCTCGGCCAAGGTCTACGACGTCGACCCCGGCCAGCTGTACAGCTCGGGCTGGAACGTGGGGACCTTCGACGGCAACCGCAAGATTGACCCTCACTACAAGGGCCTGCTGGGAGCCAAGGTCTCGGTCTGGCCCGACCGCTCGGACTATGAGACCGAGAACGAGGTCGCGATGTACATCGGCGACGGCCTGCGCCTCCTGTCCCAGCTGACCTGGTCCGCCTCACGCCCGTGGCAGGACTGGAACAGTATGAAGCGCGCGATCGACTCCATCGGTGAGCCCACCCTACGAGACACGGTCCCCGGGACGGAGCTACCCGAGGGCACCTACGACCTGCAGGAGCTGAAGTCCGTCGGCGAAGGTCCGTGGCAGCTGAGCAAGACCTACGACGGCTACTACCAGGTGCGCGACACCGCCTCGGGCAAGTGCCTGTCGATGTTCACCGGGATCAAGCACCTGTCGGTCGTCACCGAGGTCGGCGCACGCCCAGAGCTTCGCGAGTGCGGTGACATGTCGATCCGCTACACCGAGCGCGCGTACCGCACCCAGGCTCCGGTCGAGCACAACCCACAGAAGTGGCGCGTGAGTCTCCATACCACGCGTGGTGACGACGGGAAGGCTGGGAACGGTATCGCCCTGCGCAATGCACTGACCAATCAGTACCTGGCCGTGGCCACGGGCAGCGAGAAGCACGTGGATATCCAGGGTGTGTCAGCTGAAGGTGTTGATCTCACCCAGACTCTGTCAGGTTCCGGCAACAAGCTGGCTGCCGGAACGGTCGCGCAATTCCCCCGTGACCTCGTCTCCGACGGCACAGAGCTGGCCGACAGTGCCGTGTTCACCCTCAGCCGCCAGATCGGCATGTCCGTCCAGGAAGCCAACCTGAGCGAGATCAGCCCGGCTGCGCCCGGTACGGTCACGATCGCGCTCAGCGCGGGATCTGACGCGCCCGTGCCTGCCTCGACAGTATCTCTGTCCCTGCCCGAGGGCTGGACGGGACTGCCCCAGACAGTCGATGTCCCACAGATCCCGGCTGGGGGCACGGCACACGTCAAGGCCACTATCGTCAACACGACGGCAGCCGGATCGGCCACCGCGACTTTCACGTGGTCGTGGGGTGAGGAGGAGGGCTCCTCCCGCCAGGTCACAGCAGCGCTGACCTCGACCCTGGGCGCACGCGTGTGCTCCGGCTTCACTGACCTGTCGACTGACTCTGAGGAGACAGCTGGTGAAGGACCGGTCAACGGCCACGTTGCCGCCGCCTTCGACGGGAAGGACACCACCTTCTGGCACAGCCAGTGGCAAGGGGCCACGCCCACGCTGCCGCACTGGCTCGTGTTCAACCCCACCACCGCGCTTGACGGAAACAAGATGCTGACCGTGGAGTACCTGTCCCGTCAGGGCAAGGTCAACGGCCGTATCAAGGACTACAGGATCTACGTCTCCCCCACCGCCAAGGCAGGGGACGCCGACTGGGGCACACCGGTGGTCTCCGGAACGTGGGAGAGCTCCACGCACTGGCAGCGTGCGACGTTCCCCGAGGCTCTTGACGGACAGTTCGTCAAGCTCGAAATCACCGACGTGTGGGACGAGTTCGCCGACCAGCAGGACCAGTTCGCCTCGGCTGCCAGCATCTGTGTCCAGGGAGCGGTTCCTGCCGTCGCGCTGGAGGAGCCGGACAAGCCTACGGTCGAGGAGGGTCCCGTCCTCAAGCCTGCGGCAGGTGCCGCTACCTTGACGGTGGAGGTAGAGAACAACAGGCAGACAGTCGACAAGGGCGCGGACATCACACCGGTGGCGCTGCGGCTGAGCGGCAGCTCCATCACCCAGGCCGTCACCACCTCTTTCCCCCAAGGACTACCTCGGGGGCTGGTCTATGACGCTGGCGCACTCACCATCAGCGGCTCGTTGAGCGAGCCAGGAGTGCACACGTTCCCGGTCGTCGTCATCCGTGACGGTCTCAGCGTCGAGACGACCGTGACCCTCACGGTCAGCGAGCCTGAGACTCACGAGCCCGACGACGAGCCCGGCACCACCAACCCCGGTGACGAGAACGAACCAGACGGCTCCGACGACGAGCCCGGCACCACCAACCCCGGTGACAAGGACGAACCAGACCCCGCCCCAGATCAGCGTCCCTCGGACGCCCCCAGCGCGAAGGCTCTGGCCGTCTCCTCCACCAGCGACCGCGAGCACGGACGCACAGGCGCACGTTCCCTCGCCAGGACGGGCATCACGGTCAGTGCCGTGGCACTGGGCGCCCTGACGACGCTGGTCGGTGGCGGCGTCCTGCTCAGGCGTCGCCGGGAGCAGTAG
- a CDS encoding SdpI family protein: MSTTAQALVCCVILAVVMAGAAAVMVWLCRRVAVDALPRQDLAGIRTHWAMASDEAWYVAQRAGLPVFRAMAGLLLLALVPVCLRVARRAVERRPGAMGGPGSSEPGRSPRSSL, from the coding sequence ATGAGCACCACGGCTCAGGCACTGGTCTGCTGCGTCATCCTTGCCGTCGTCATGGCCGGTGCCGCGGCGGTGATGGTCTGGCTGTGCCGGCGTGTGGCGGTTGACGCCCTGCCGCGCCAGGACCTCGCCGGCATCCGCACCCACTGGGCCATGGCCAGCGACGAGGCGTGGTACGTCGCGCAGCGCGCGGGACTGCCCGTGTTCCGCGCCATGGCCGGTCTTCTCCTTCTGGCTCTCGTACCGGTGTGCCTGCGGGTGGCTCGGCGTGCTGTTGAACGGCGTCCTGGCGCGATGGGAGGACCAGGCTCGTCGGAGCCTGGCCGCTCGCCTCGCTCATCCCTATGA
- a CDS encoding YbjN domain-containing protein encodes MPLSPRRGLARLLARLLGRIQPPAASGAQPRGYRRSPHAAALADLPADHADGAAASAPAVTGAESEQRGERESAHEVDLTPPLSLARIEAMLTGPMGYAVERRQEAGHSFLVGNWDDFPFVIEEPEEHEGWLLVSGDATEPLAAGEREEIGASVNDWNRDKFFPTVAVIDTPVGPMVRATYLMDLTSGVSDAQLRLHLETALSACIQALSQVGPLLPEL; translated from the coding sequence ATGCCCCTGTCCCCTCGCAGAGGTCTCGCGCGCCTGCTCGCCAGGCTCCTGGGACGCATCCAGCCGCCGGCGGCCTCAGGCGCCCAGCCCCGTGGGTACCGTCGCAGCCCGCACGCGGCGGCCCTGGCTGACCTGCCTGCCGACCACGCCGACGGCGCAGCCGCCTCCGCCCCGGCCGTCACCGGAGCGGAGAGTGAGCAGCGCGGGGAGCGTGAGTCCGCGCACGAGGTAGACCTGACTCCACCACTGAGTCTCGCCCGGATCGAGGCGATGCTGACCGGGCCCATGGGCTACGCCGTCGAGCGCCGTCAGGAGGCGGGGCACTCCTTCCTGGTGGGCAACTGGGACGACTTCCCCTTTGTCATCGAGGAGCCTGAGGAGCACGAGGGCTGGCTGCTGGTCTCCGGTGACGCGACCGAGCCGCTGGCCGCTGGCGAGCGTGAGGAGATTGGGGCCAGCGTCAACGACTGGAACCGAGACAAGTTCTTCCCGACGGTGGCGGTGATCGACACCCCTGTGGGTCCGATGGTGCGCGCGACCTACCTCATGGACCTGACCAGCGGCGTCAGTGATGCTCAGCTGCGCCTGCACCTGGAGACGGCGCTGTCCGCCTGCATCCAGGCGCTGAGCCAGGTCGGACCCCTCCTGCCGGAGCTGTGA
- a CDS encoding diaminopimelate epimerase: MTQHTPLAGRTLIKGHATENDFLLLVDPDCQVALSAADVAEVCNRHAGAGADGFVRVVRTASLPGAGSFHQAVPEAEWFMDCYHADGSLSQTNGNAIRLMAEVLVHEGLARVEDGDSVTIGTRGGARTLTRGGGLWTVDMGAARLIRPQGAAGEVDDEGWDTAVTVPGLDGVRAALSIAMPDPHTVVALADEAELDAAFLGTLPGPDRPTYDPLPPQGTSLELVLALGQDDDDGECVGRARVRVLERGVGETRSSASGCCAVAVALHEWEGADAPTDYLIDVPGGQVGVHVGADPWAEDATVLLTGPASITGRLSLS; the protein is encoded by the coding sequence ATGACCCAGCACACGCCCCTGGCGGGCCGCACCCTCATCAAAGGGCATGCCACGGAGAACGACTTCCTCCTCCTGGTGGACCCGGACTGCCAGGTGGCCCTCAGCGCCGCTGACGTTGCCGAGGTCTGCAACCGCCATGCCGGGGCTGGTGCGGACGGCTTCGTCCGCGTGGTGCGCACCGCTTCCCTGCCCGGGGCCGGCAGCTTCCACCAGGCTGTGCCTGAGGCGGAGTGGTTCATGGACTGCTACCACGCCGACGGATCACTGTCCCAGACAAACGGCAATGCCATCCGGCTCATGGCCGAGGTCCTGGTGCACGAGGGGCTGGCGCGGGTAGAGGACGGCGACTCGGTCACGATCGGGACCCGCGGTGGCGCACGTACGCTCACCCGCGGTGGCGGTCTGTGGACCGTGGACATGGGAGCAGCCCGGCTCATCCGCCCCCAGGGGGCAGCCGGTGAGGTCGACGACGAGGGCTGGGACACGGCCGTTACGGTGCCAGGCCTGGACGGAGTGCGGGCAGCGCTGTCGATCGCCATGCCAGATCCGCACACGGTAGTGGCTCTGGCTGATGAGGCTGAGCTTGACGCCGCCTTCCTGGGGACTCTGCCCGGCCCTGACCGCCCGACCTATGACCCGCTGCCGCCCCAGGGGACCAGCCTGGAGCTTGTCCTCGCCCTGGGGCAGGACGATGACGACGGCGAGTGCGTGGGCCGTGCACGCGTGCGTGTGCTTGAGCGCGGGGTCGGAGAGACCCGCTCCAGCGCATCCGGCTGCTGCGCCGTCGCCGTCGCTCTTCACGAGTGGGAGGGGGCGGACGCGCCCACCGACTACCTCATCGACGTGCCTGGCGGCCAGGTAGGGGTCCACGTGGGTGCGGATCCCTGGGCCGAGGACGCCACCGTCCTGCTCACTGGTCCGGCGAGCATCACCGGACGGCTGAGCCTGTCCTGA
- the brnQ gene encoding branched-chain amino acid transport system II carrier protein, with product MSDLSSPSTTTSSPIHVVTTGLMLFALFFGAGNLIFPPVLGASAGNHMWQVVLGFCLTGVLLPLVAVIAVSTSGEGILGLARRVGPTFGTLMPLAVYLSIGPMYAVPRVVTVSYELATRPVLELMGTTPGSWALPAHATIFLGTALVLGLRPSRLADRIGRWLTPSLLILIAVLCAITITQSAPLERPAQPGYDSHPLVIGLTKGYLTMDVLAATVFGIVVIQSLRSHGFTSTGAVTRATIGAGSLAAALLAAVYVGLAMIGARTPGQDVSDGTALLRDAASSALGSAGVVVLAGIVLLACLTTAVGLLSSFSAYAHTAWPKVPFATWLTGSTAVSFALANLGLATVLAIISPLTLLLYPIAITLVAVTLVDAAAPGHLRATYLLPVATAIVLGAVSAASDMGWTTPSDLLARTGMWNDSTGWIVPTLVVVLIGIGIDVATGRWSTPASDLSGADDDVARVAAQGF from the coding sequence ATGTCTGATCTTTCCTCCCCCAGCACAACCACCTCGTCCCCGATCCATGTGGTGACCACTGGACTAATGCTCTTCGCACTGTTCTTCGGCGCCGGAAACCTCATCTTCCCCCCGGTCCTGGGCGCCTCAGCCGGCAACCACATGTGGCAGGTGGTCCTGGGCTTCTGCCTGACCGGCGTGCTGCTGCCGCTTGTCGCCGTCATCGCCGTGTCCACCTCTGGCGAGGGGATCCTCGGCCTGGCGCGGCGGGTGGGGCCGACCTTCGGGACGCTCATGCCGCTGGCGGTCTACCTGTCGATCGGCCCGATGTACGCCGTGCCGAGGGTCGTGACCGTCTCCTACGAGCTGGCGACCCGGCCAGTGCTGGAACTGATGGGGACGACACCGGGATCCTGGGCACTGCCAGCTCACGCCACCATCTTCCTGGGAACCGCCCTCGTGCTGGGCCTGCGGCCCTCCAGGCTGGCGGACCGGATCGGGCGCTGGCTGACCCCGTCCCTGCTCATCCTCATCGCCGTCCTGTGCGCCATCACGATCACCCAGTCCGCGCCCCTGGAGCGTCCCGCTCAGCCAGGCTATGACAGCCATCCGCTGGTCATCGGGCTGACGAAGGGGTACCTCACGATGGACGTCCTGGCGGCCACCGTCTTCGGGATCGTGGTCATCCAGTCCCTGCGCTCGCACGGGTTCACCTCAACCGGCGCGGTCACCAGGGCCACGATCGGTGCCGGCAGCCTGGCAGCTGCCCTGCTGGCTGCGGTCTATGTGGGGCTGGCGATGATCGGCGCCCGCACGCCGGGGCAGGACGTGTCTGACGGCACGGCCCTGCTGCGTGACGCGGCGAGCTCGGCCCTGGGGAGCGCCGGTGTGGTGGTGCTGGCCGGCATCGTGCTGCTGGCCTGCCTGACCACCGCCGTCGGACTGCTCTCTTCATTCTCAGCCTATGCCCACACCGCGTGGCCCAAGGTGCCCTTCGCGACCTGGCTGACCGGCTCGACCGCTGTCTCCTTCGCGCTGGCGAACCTGGGTCTGGCAACCGTGCTCGCGATCATCTCGCCGTTGACGCTGCTGCTCTACCCCATCGCCATCACGCTCGTGGCGGTGACGCTCGTGGACGCGGCGGCGCCAGGACACCTGCGCGCCACCTACCTGCTGCCGGTGGCGACGGCGATCGTCCTGGGAGCTGTCTCAGCGGCCTCAGACATGGGATGGACCACGCCGAGCGACCTGCTGGCTCGCACGGGCATGTGGAACGACTCGACTGGCTGGATCGTGCCGACCCTGGTCGTGGTGCTGATCGGTATCGGGATCGACGTGGCCACTGGGCGCTGGTCCACTCCGGCCTCGGACCTGTCTGGCGCGGACGACGACGTCGCCCGGGTCGCGGCCCAGGGCTTCTGA
- a CDS encoding response regulator transcription factor, which translates to MRIVLADDVTLLREGLAGLLAAAGHEVVAQAADAEELRTEVARLATSGQLPDVVVTDVRMPPSGTDDGLRAAVDLRAAYPGLPVVVLSAYVAGPYLRDLLDGAGTQAGAVGYLLKERVGRVDDFVRSLDVVASGGIVVDPEVLATLMARPASDTEAAPSNRGMAAPARTTVVSCSGSGVMPRVTPDPEHETTVQMVSESERGLERLTPREQEVLALMAEGLSNAQVAERLVLSDGAVAKHVANIFAKLNLPPSEDNRRVRAVLAWLRSRA; encoded by the coding sequence ATGAGAATCGTGCTGGCCGACGACGTCACCCTCCTGAGGGAGGGGCTGGCAGGCCTGCTGGCCGCCGCCGGGCACGAGGTGGTCGCCCAGGCCGCGGACGCCGAGGAGCTACGCACCGAGGTGGCCCGCCTGGCCACGTCAGGGCAGCTGCCCGACGTCGTCGTCACTGACGTGCGGATGCCGCCGAGCGGGACCGACGACGGCCTGCGGGCTGCCGTGGACCTGCGCGCGGCCTACCCGGGCCTGCCGGTCGTGGTGCTCTCGGCCTATGTGGCCGGGCCCTACCTGCGTGACCTGCTTGACGGGGCGGGCACGCAGGCTGGGGCGGTGGGGTACCTACTCAAGGAGCGGGTGGGACGCGTGGACGACTTTGTCCGCAGCCTGGATGTGGTGGCCTCGGGCGGGATCGTTGTCGACCCTGAGGTACTGGCCACGCTCATGGCCAGGCCTGCCAGCGACACCGAGGCGGCGCCGTCGAACCGAGGGATGGCCGCACCGGCCCGCACAACCGTGGTTTCGTGTTCTGGATCGGGGGTTATGCCACGGGTAACCCCCGATCCAGAACACGAAACCACGGTTCAGATGGTGAGTGAGTCCGAGCGTGGGCTGGAGCGACTGACCCCGCGCGAGCAGGAGGTGCTCGCGCTCATGGCAGAGGGGCTGTCCAACGCCCAAGTGGCTGAGCGGCTCGTGCTCTCCGACGGCGCGGTGGCCAAGCACGTGGCCAACATCTTCGCCAAGCTCAACCTACCTCCCAGCGAGGACAACCGGCGGGTACGGGCGGTACTGGCCTGGCTGCGCTCGCGGGCCTGA